The sequence below is a genomic window from Lycium ferocissimum isolate CSIRO_LF1 chromosome 9, AGI_CSIRO_Lferr_CH_V1, whole genome shotgun sequence.
TGTGGTGAACCTCTGAAACATTCCTGTTATCTTAGAATTTCacttttatgttttgttttgcaGAAAAAATGGTTTTGCTGCATGCAAAGCCCCCATGCAGAAGCTTGACAAGGTTATCTGCCCGAGTTGAATATAGGATGCATATTCATAACGAACTCCAGAACTCCTGTTGGGTTGGCGCGCTGGTTATAGAGGAACTGCTTTAAGTCCTTTTTGTCCTGTAATCTTGTGTTGGTGGGAAGAATATGAAAAACGACATGTTTGATGTACCTATGTGATGTATTTTGTACTTTACATTTAAAAGACAATTTTTTCGATTGCTTTCATATACGTGTGGTTTGTAGAGCGCATCTCAactataaattttataattattttattagtcATTTCTGGTTTGCAAAGATTTTCTGGTCCCAAGCTGCCAACTTATTCAGTTGTGAATTGACTAATAAACTTGCATTATGCAATCATTTGGAGTTGTATATGTAATATTGGTGTATCTGGCAGCTAAATGCTTGTTGCATCTGTTAAACTACCAAATAACGGGGTTTTAGAGAACTTTTGACAACCTAAGGATCTTTAGGTTTGGATTGAGATTAGAAACCGTCATTTCCAACCATGTTATAGCACTACTCCAGGACTTTAtacaaggttttttttttttttggataggGGAAAGGGAAATGGAGGGGAATACAAGGTGGGGAATCGAACCCTAACCAagaaggtgaaagttcaggtagccaatcAACTGAACTACTAAAAATCCCCCGACTTAATGCAAGATAACTTCTGCAGCGACTGATTTATTTAGAGAACATTTCAAACAGTCAAGATGCCTAAAAATAAATCATGTGGCTAGGCCCCAAACTTAGATATGGTGGTAAAAGCGTAGCCCGTGATGTATGAGTTAAGTGCATAACATGAGTTCAAAGCCTACTACATGCCAAATGCCTATTTTAAGTGGGGAAGAGTAGAGGGGCGAGTTTGTCATCTATCATTTTCGAACCATGCACCAGCTTTCGGGAATTTtttgattataaaaaaataaaaataaaaacaaataatcAAGTGCTTGTCAATGAGGAAAACAAACCTgcaatctaaacaagaaatattCCATTCacaaaacaaccaaaatgaAGGTTATAATGAGAGTTCAAATATAAGATTTGCTTGATTACAACAATGGACAGTGTAACAGCCATTAAAAGAAATTGCATGTAAGCAGATAATCTTAAAACATAGATAAGGAAAATCTCACTCATTCCTGAGAGAATGTATGAAATAACTTAATCTCGAATAAACCATGTCATTCTAGTTTCTACCCTGCCTTTCAGAAAAAGGCACAAAAAGTGAATACATCTGAGTTTACAGGGTTTGGCAGAGGAATATTATCCTCCTTGTGCCAAAAACTAAACTCTGGACTGCCCCAGCTTTCGTTCGAACAAATGCTTGAGCAGGAACACTTGCAGAAAACTAACACAAATAAGAGCTGAAGACTCAAACAGAGCTTTGTAGATTGCTCTCTTGCTCATTCCTTCATTCACTGCATTAGTAGGAATTACATCAGCATATTAAAAACATAAGTAATACTAAGCATTGGATTATGCACTTTCATGATTCTAGGCTTTCTAGAGAAATTAGGGAGACAACTTTTACATAGTGAAGTTTAAGTTTGAGACGCAAAAAGTAAAAAACCATATAATATACATGATGAATCATATTCTTTTGGTGTTTCTCATTGAGTGAACCCGATGAGAATCTATACACGGGAAGGAATGATATTCTCTTGCTGTGCCTCATTGAGACAGCCCAATGAAAATCTAACCGGCGTTGTGTCACTGTAAAGGtgaagtatttttttttgaaactggtaattGTGTATTCATCAGCATTTAGGACATGCTGGAGACCTTCAAAAGTGTTACAGCAGGagcataaaaaggaaatagaaatACTTACAGAGATTTTAATAAATCTACAAACTGATTTATATCTTCTAATCCTatttctttacaccaaaagtagAAAGACACTATACAATTCCATTTGACTTTCTGAAGGAAACTGGATCTATTTTCAAAACACCTATCATTCCTCTCCCTCCAAACTGTCCACCATATGCAGTGTGGGATTGTCCTCCACCATTTCTTTTGACTCTTACTGCCTCCCCTCTTCATCCAACAGCTAAGTAAATCTGCAGTGTGTTCAGGCATAGTCCATTGTGTGTCTGTTATGTTGAGAAATAAGGACCACAGTTGTGCAGTGAATTTGCAGTGTAGAAATAGATGCTTGTTGGTTTCATCTGTTTCCTTGCACAAGAAACATCTGGAAACTATGATGGCACCTTTTCTCTTTAGAACTTCATGTGTTAAACAAGCCCTCCTTGCCACCAACCATGTGAAGCATTTCACCTTGTTTGGAACTGGGCACTTCCATAAGTTTCTCCAAAGCTTTGGTTGCTCTCTATTCTGTAGATTACACTCCCTTTTGTAAGCCCTTTTTACTGAGAATTTCCCATCACTATTATGCTTCCATCTCAGAGTGTCTGGTTCATTGTTGGTGCCACTGAAATCACCAATTTTGCTTAACAGGTTGGCCACCCTTTCCACCTCCCAATCATTCAACAGTCTTCTGAAATTTAAGTTCCAGCCCTGTGCACTCCACATCTCATCTATTGTGCTCTCTGGATTATTGCATAGAATAAACAAGTCTGGAAATATTTCCCTCAATGGAACTTGCTCCTTCCAAGAATCTTTCCAGAATTTCACTCTTTTCCCATCTCCTACAGTAATCTGCATATTACTTTCCATCTTGGGCCATAAAGCTCTGATTGTTTTCCATGCTCCAACACCATAAGTGCTAGTGCTCACTCTAGTACACcaaggatattttttttttttttatgacatctAGTACACCAAGGATTGAGTTCACCAAACTTGCACTTGATCACCtctttccataatgcattctcCTCACTGTTGTACCTCCATAGCCACTTCATCAACAGACAATTATTCTGTGCTTTCAAGTTTCTAATGCCCAAGCCACCCCTTTCTTTATCTCTCATTGTTGTCTGCCATTTAACCAGATTATAACCTTTGCCCTCTCTGCAGCCATGCCATAGAACTCCCTTCTAAGTCTATCCAATTTCTTCTGAACATTGGAGGGTAAAGGAAATAATGACATTACATATGTGGGAAGAGAATCTAGAACAGAATTGATAAGAATAAGTCTTCCTCCTAAAGATAAGTATTGTGCCTTCCATTTTGCTAATTATTTTTCTGTTTTCTCAACTATTCCATCCCAAATTTCCCCTGCATTGTGTTTGCTGCCAAGAGGCATGCCTAGATAAGTTGTAGGCAAAATATCCACTCTATATCCTAAAATGAGAGCAAGAGTCTGTATGTTTGGTACCTCTTTTATTGAAAACAAACTGGTTTTTCCCCAATTTACCTTTAGGCCTGAAGATGCTTCAAATAGTGTCAAGATCATTCTTATGTAACCAGTCTGTTCGACCTTGGCCTCGCAAAATATCACTGTGTCATCTGCATACTGTAGATGACATATCTCTTTTCTCTGCCCCCTGATATCCCCTATCTCAAAACCTTTAATCCATCTATTCTGCAAAGCTATCCTCATCAAGCTATCAAAACCCTCCATTGCAATTATGAACAGGAAAGGGGACAATAGGTCACCCTGCCTAAGTCCTCTTTCGGAAGGGAAAAAACCTACAGGTTCTCCGTTCACAAGAACAGAGAACCTGACAGTTTTCATGCAAAAGTCTATCAATTTCAGCCACTTCTCACCAAAGCCCATTTGTCTAAGGATGCTcaacaaaaatttccaaattaacATGGTCATAAGCTTTTTCTATGTCCAATTTACACATTGACACATGCTTCTGCCCCTTTGATTCTGGAGTCCACACATTCACTGGCAATAAGTGCAGCATCCATGATTTGTCTCCCTTTTATAAAAGCCATTTGATGCTTGTTCACCAGATTATCAACTACCTTCTTGAGCCTTTCAGCTAGTAGCTTTGCTACTTATAAACCCCACCTATGAGACTTATAGGTCTGAAGTCCTTCAACTCTGATGCTCCTGCTTTTTTGGGGATTAATGCTATAAACGTAGCATTAAAGCTTTTCTCAAACTTCTGATTCTCATGAAAATATTGAATGGTTTTCAGTATGTCATCTTTCATTATCTCCCAGAAAGTTAAATAGAATGACATAGGAAATCCATCAGGCCCAAGTGCCTTCTCCATAGCACACATTTTTATGCATTCCAGAACTTCTGCTTCATCAAATTGTCTTTGAAGCCACTCTTACTCTTCCATAGTAATCCCTTGGACTTTATGTACCACCAGATCTGGCATCCATTCCTCTGTTTCTTTGTAAAGAGTCTTGTAGAAGTTTTGGATTGCTTCTTTGATGTCCTCCGGGTTTGTCACCTCATTTCCCCCCCAGTCAGGTTATCAATGGAATTAACCCTTTTGTGAGCTGTTGCTATCATGTGAaagtattttgtatttttgtctCCCTGTTTCAGCCATTGTATCCTGGATCTTTGCTTCCAAGCTATTTATTCGTTTCTTGCTACTTCCTCATACTCCATAgctaaatttgatttttgtacTGCCTCATCATCTGTAAGAATTCTTTGTTCTTGTACAGCCTCCCAATTAGCCAATTGATTTAGAATATCCTCCTTCTTCTGTTTCCAGTTGCCCCTGTTATTTTTACTCCAGTCCTTCAGTTTTTCTTTTAACATTTTCAGCTTTTCAGCCAGAACAAAGCCAGGCCTCCCGTCTACCACAAATGATCCCCACCACAGTTCCACATTTTCCTTGAACCACTCTACTCCCATCCACCAGTTCTCAAATCTAAAGTAAGATTTTTTGAAGTTCAACTCTCCACAAGATAGCAAAATAGGATTATGATCAGATCCTATCTTAGGCAAAACTGATTGTTTAATAAGAGTGAATTGTTCCTCCCATGTTGAAGAGTAGAGGAATCTATCAATTCTGGAAGCACTTCTATGATTTTCACCTCTTCTCCATGTGAAGGAACCTCCAAATAAAGGAGGATCCACTAACTCCAGTTCTTCTATGCATTCAGAGAACTCAGCCATAGCTCCATTGAATCTCAGACAATTTGTTCTCTCAATAGGGTATCGGATGAGATTAAAGTTGCCCCCCACCACCCATGACCCTGCACACCTTTCCTTCATTGAGTAAAGCTCCCCCCATTGTTCccttctttcaatttttttacaGTCAGCATAGACAGCTGCTAGAAACCAAGTAAAATCTGAGTTTTGTTCCATCATTTTACAAGCATAGACAGTTCTTCTGTAAAGGTGAAGTATTCAAACCACTTAATCCCGGATATATAATGTAATTCCAAAAAAGCAACCACAAAAGTGAATTTCGTCAATAGGGTTAACTTACAACATGGATAGAAGTACATCAACTTGACGTTCATACTAATGGTGGACGCCCAGGTTGATGAGAAGAAGTGAACAACAGTGTGGCTCAGCTGATTAACATTTACCGCGACTCAACTTTAGGTGGGTCACAGGCATGAATCATGGATTTCCCAGCCAAGCATTTAAATTTGATGTACTTCTCTGGAAACTAGATAGACATCCCTAAAGGgaatctctttctttcttttatttatttatttatttattttttattttttatcacaaAGTGAGTGTTGATGTAGTTGAACCCACTTCATGCAAAAAATCACTCGCAAAACAAGTACACATTATATTattccctccatcccaattatGTGACACTTTCTATTTcagtcagtcccaaaaagaatgacacctttctatatttagtattCCCTCCgcttcaaaataagtgtccacttagtctttttcacaccccttaagaaaacactaactcctagaaaaaaatagatattttaactaaactacccttaattaattaataaggCTCTTGCCTATTTAGTGCCTTGAGTAAATGGGGGCAAATCTGGTATAATAAAGTTAATCCTTCTTGGTTatgtaagtggacacttattttgaaccaaaataaaaaggctaagtggacacttattttgaaccggagggagtaacaatttaactttaaaatacccattttacccttaatgagatgatttatcgCCATACAAACATCTATATCTTgatttagaccacaagtttcaaaagtcttcctttatttcttaaacttcgtgcccagTTAgataccttcacataaattgggacagagggagaaATACCTATCGCCTGACGGTCTGTCTGGGCCTCTAGCCAGTGCTGCTCAAACTGAATGTTGTACAAAGCTTCCTCTAGCTTTCCAATGTGCTCAAACAAAGGCTTGAAATGCTCTGCAAGTCTCAAACTAATCAAGTTAACTCTCTAATATCAAGATAAGAAGTCAAGAATAAGATAAACGAACGTAGCATGCACACCATCTTTTGCATGCTCATCGTGGTATACAAAGTGAGCAGCATGTAGATCAAAGTCAATAGTTTCATGATACGGCGACTTGTTAGTGAAACAGAAACGATAAACTCCTTCATGATGAGATGTAAACTCGGACTTCTCGCTTATTTTGTCACGAAGATCATGAATCTGTTCTCCAGAAGGCCCCTTCACCTAAAATTTCAGCAACATCAATACAATAATCCATTATAAATAACTGCATGAAGGATAAAAGCCGAAACTTCTCAAGCAAaaaatgtacaacttggctatgTAAGGTTTCCTCTTCAAGAAAGTATGAAGAACCCTTTGCGGAACAACGACTACACGGATGAGCCTGAGTATTCTGTGTCTACATGAATCGATCAATTTATAGCTCTGAGGTTCAAAATTTCTTGAATATGCACCTGCATAGACTTGGATTCCCATGTACGGGATGGAAGCAGCCCCCCTGGGCTCCCTCAACCTACCGGCAATGTCTGCACTTCCTACTGGTCTTCATTAGAACCCAATCAAAAGGGACGATTCCTATCTTTGTGTATGCAGGGGATGGAGTAGTCCAATTTCTTAACGGATAGTTTTCTAAATATattgttaaattttatttatgtcaatgTGTGCTAGCTTTCTGGAATTGAAAAAGGGTCACCTTTGCTAGTTTCTGTACATACATTCTCTTCATGaaaccaaaatatacaaaaaaaaattaaaaaaaaattgcaaattaACGTCAGAGTTCTAAGTCTACTTCGATTCCATTATCAACGAGTTCATAATCACAAAGACCACATATATGATTCATTAAAGTAAACTAAAGACTTTATGTGCtcaaaaatttactaaataagtactccctccatttaaatttgtttgttttacttTCATATTAGTCTGTTAAAAAACCgccactttctatatttagtaactcttTACACTCAACATCCTACGTGACatatttaaaaccacaagattcaaagaacAGTTTGGTACATTACGCACATCTTTAGTTTAGAATCACAAgatcaaaagtcttctttattttcttaaactccgtgccgagtcaaactaacacaaacaaATTGAACAGAGAAGtacctctgtcccaatttatgtgacactttttgcATATCGAGAGTCAATCTGACTAATTTTCAAagttaaattggattagattaactcaatatttgaaaattaaaatttagatattaaaaaacTATACGAAAGATACTATAAGATGCAATTCTTCTCTTGTCaataacatgaaaaaaatacattttaaactATTGGAAAGCTGACatagtttgaatctcgaaaaatgaaaatgtatcacataaattggaacggacAAAGGGAGTAGTGGTTTGTTGCCTCAATGAAGGTGAATTGGATCCATAAACTTTATTGGGTAAAAAAAGAAACATTAAAACAGAGAGATTTAGTAATTTACATACCACAAGATCAACACCCTCTTCACTATAATGCCAATCACCTTCAGACTTGATAACAACAAATGAATAATGAACTGTTTCTCCCATTTCAACCTTATGTGAAAAACattcttctttttcaattacAAATCTAATCCCAAATGCCCCATTGATCCTACATGCCACCACCAATATTGTAACCAAGATCCAAACTTCAGATAACCGGTTTCTCATCTGCAATAATATTCTCAATTTAATTTTCCAAATCCAAGAAACattaacagaaaaaaaaaatctaaggcTTACCATTTTCTTGAAGGAAGTGGGATTTTAAACAGCGAATGGGAAGAGTTAAAAGTGATGAAAGTATTTGACCAAGTTAAGGTACACAAcacatcaagaaaaagagacGTGCGCCaataataataaagtaaaagaacaaatctacttttttttttggttaacaCAAATCTACTTTTATCTGAGGGACCTCGTCATATGTTTTGGTTTATGTTGCCAACACAACCCGTCCTGGAGTTGGAAGTTGGGAACTTTTTTAGTCCTTGTCCTGTTTGGACTTGCCTATTCTTTAAAaagatataataatatatattttatcacaatactcatattaattgatgtttaATGTTAGGGTATGAAAATAATGAggaattaattaattctaaggataaaacatgaaaataaaaaatttatcttGATATAtcaaaagtgacaagtaaaataaTAGTCCAGTCAACCTCTCTATAATAGTGTCGTTTGAtccgatttttttttactgCTATAGAGAATGAcggttatacacctataacatcATTTGATAATCAAATAATAGTtggctgttataggcaaaaaagatgcatagaatttaagttttttatttttttaatactatAAAGAAAGAAGTATTTAAATCTTAAATCTCAAAGATATGCATACTtcactaactaaacattaaaaaaattagtataATTTTAATCAATTCATAAGTGAATGTATAAAGATTTAAGCTCAAAGAGACACATTTTAAATCTTCctgaaaattaaattctttcaatattgatgaaagaaaattataattgtAGCATGTTTAAAACATATTAAAAGGAATCAACGATTTGTCGCTTTGCTTCTAAATAATAGAATTCGTACTCCTTCTTCACattgttttactttttaaaaataatttgttaataAAAATAGAAGACAATGATAATTTTATATTAGAAATGTGTATTCATATGTAATATTCTGTCATAAATATAGTTTATTAAAGTATCAAATTAAACCCTTTTTACTAGTAGTTGAGTGCTCATTGTTGTTGGATTAGATCTTTTGGGAAGCTTTTGGACCTAGCGAAAAGGGCTCTAAGCCTCACGCAAGCAAGCGCGAGAGAAGCGGAGCACGAAGCTACCGCTTCGATCTCGCATTAAAAAACCTCCTTCTTTTGTATTATTTCTTGGAATAGATAATACATATATGATCCGATACATATGTAGTTAAGGGCTGCTTAGAGTTGCTCCCATACAGTTCTTGCGAGAGCTGGAGAAGCGTATACGGATAAAGCACCGTATCCATATAACTGCTTGCCACCTACGCTCCGCCATCCATTCCAAGTTTAGACCTAGTTTCAGACATAGATAATAGAAGGAAGCAAGCAAGAAGGTAGAAAAAAGTAAGAAGCCAAAATAGAGGGAAAAAAGAATCATACTATATTTGGTCAAAttctctacacttattattggtaattagagattttctatttttataaagatggttaattattatattaccaaaaaaagaagataattgttatattatggtaattttacaaaggtGTACCGTAAgaaagttggttgttgctattatagagaaataaaatataacataaaaaatcggttcgTAAAAAAACTTAGCTGTTATAGAGACGTGTTGTTATATGCGAATCTTTGATAGAGAGGTACGTcgtaatatatttttattatagtggacaaataaaagtgaacggagaagtatcttaaacataactaaaggGATAATTTGGAAAATCATTCTTAACTTTGGtcaggaaaaaaaatacttccgCACGAATTTTGGTACCTACTAATGTCATTAATTTTGTGTTACATTTTTATAACGTAAAAATTAGTTCGTATGATCAATTTCGGACAGCTCGTCAATATTCAGTAACAATTTGAAATGTAATTGAGAAATAAACATCTTTTAAGGTGAAAATAACATCTAAACAAAATATTGTTGGTTAAAACACGAAACAACTCTAACACAGTATGTTGCCATTTGAAAATATGTTGattcataaaattcaaatttataCAATCTAGGTGCAAAAAATTTCCTGGTGGTTTTCCCTGATTTTAACTAGGggtatttttgttaaaaaaaattctgcATTAAAAAGTGACTAAACACTAAATAATTTTGAAATGTCAGCTAAAACTTAATTAACGATAAAAAATTGGCTATTGCCAATTTCTCCCTTTTATATCCATAACGGTTTGACCCGACCCAATTCAGTCCTAGCGGGTTGCAGAATTTCACAAGTGAGAATTGGGTGGGCTAGCCACTTTGGAATAGGCATTAGATgtttgaaatgaaattgaaaaatagtcattatttaATGTTGTATTGATCAAAATGCAATGAGCCTTTAGATGGACAGACATGGGGACAAGGGACCATATCAATACAAGTAGAAGGGTCCAGAGATTGCTTTTGGAAAGTCAGAACGGTATACAAATGAGTTCTTGGTCACTCAAGTATCAGATCTCATTCCTGACACACGTCGCATACCCAGTGATCGGTGGATAACCATACATCCCTATATTCAGGAGATCACGACTTATCCCTTAGGTGAGTGGTACTCTACTTATCACTTTATTACTCGTCGatcacgtatacttgcgtgtgtgTTGGGATCCAACATTGGAAATGCTCAATGTGTTTGCACCCTCCAGCTTGATGGGAGTAATGAGACAAGTGATGATGTGTCAGGGTACTAAAGTGTATCTAATTTAAATTAGGGGATATATTTGTACAGATTCAATGTTAGTAACAAACGAAATTAGTAGGCACGTATAGTTGTATATAGCTTagatattttcttcttttgataaCTACTTCTCTTGCATGAGCTTGATAATGCGCTGTAAGAATGGACTTCAACGTGATCTTTGTTCGAGTTATCTGGTATCTGTAATAGTTGGAGATAAGAGGTACTCGGTAATATAATCAAGGTGTGCAAGTGCCACCactgtaaaagaaaaaaaaatattctcatccGGCGTT
It includes:
- the LOC132031400 gene encoding transmembrane emp24 domain-containing protein p24beta2-like encodes the protein MMRNRLSEVWILVTILVVACRINGAFGIRFVIEKEECFSHKVEMGETVHYSFVVIKSEGDWHYSEEGVDLVVKGPSGEQIHDLRDKISEKSEFTSHHEGVYRFCFTNKSPYHETIDFDLHAAHFVYHDEHAKDEHFKPLFEHIGKLEEALYNIQFEQHWLEAQTDRQAIVNEGMSKRAIYKALFESSALICVSFLQVFLLKHLFERKLGQSRV